DNA sequence from the Perca fluviatilis chromosome 4, GENO_Pfluv_1.0, whole genome shotgun sequence genome:
AAGGAAACAGTCACACTTTAAAGTTTAGGTCAGATATCAAGTTATTTGTGAATGTTTGTTTTCAGCACACCACAGATTCAGATTGAGAAACTTGATATAGAATACCAGCTGCCACTTGTTCACTTTGGTAAACCAGAAACCATTATTCAGTGAttacttgtttttgttttctgatgttaagcTCTCTGAACTTACCGTGTGATGTCAGTAGCTGTGTCCCGAAACTTGTGAAATACACTACAGTGTTGATTTAAGGGTGCGATATGTTGGAGCACCAACAGTTGAGGAATGCTGCAAAAAGAGCTACTGTACGTCCATTCTCGTTTTTATGTGTCTGTTACGTTTTTGTGAACAATGACATGACTATTTTCTCACTGTTGTCACTAGCAGATTACGATTCAAtatcagtgtttgtttttacgTACATGGTCCGCCTCCCTggatgttttattaaaaattcTAAGTGTATTCTTGTCACTTCTATTCTTATATATTCAGTGTTTGAAAGGATACATAAGTCAAATGCATACATGTTTTAAGATCTTCTACAATATGCAGAATTGCTACCAAGAggtcttcaaatgttttttaaCAGTACTACGATATAATAACCTACTTTCTATGTATCTCTACACAATTCAGATTTTAGAGGAAAtgcacttaaaggtcccatgacatggtgctctttggatgcttttatataggccttagtggtcccctaatactgtatctgaagtctctttcccgaaattcagccttggtgcagaattacagtcaCTAGAGCccgtcccacaatgagctttccttagtatgtgccatttctgtgtcggtagctattgaggagcgtttgaaagccattatatctctctctctctctcatgggtgggccaaattctctgggcgggcaaagcagagaaaggggaggtaacctttctccttatgacctcataaggagcaagattccagatcggtccatctgagctttcattttctcaaaggcagagcaggatacccagggctcggtttacacctatcaccatttctagccactgggggaccataggcaggctgggggaacgcatattaatgttaaaaaacctcgtaaagtgacattttcatgccatgggaccttttaaacatTATTCTCAAAATAATACTGATGAATTTTTATTATTCCAATCTGAAATATATGCAGTTGTCAATCAAGGATCCTTTTTAAGTGACAGTATCATAAAGCAGGAACTTGTCTGGACTCCACAGTAACCGTATTTGTCCCTTTTCTCTCATCACTAGGAAAAAGTTTGGATGCGTTTCAGGGTTCCTCTCACAAGAACAAACTCCGGAACATTCTGCAGGCTCTcgctcttcttctcctcctccagctcgtACTGCAAGACAGGATACATCTGTGTTTGGACATCCTCCCTAATAAGATTTACCAATGTCTGCAGGCTTCTCACACATGCCCAAAAAGGAAATAGATCATTATAAATGCTGTATTCCTCCGGCTGTGTGGTTTTCCGTCTTTCTTCTGAACTAGCATACTCACAACTTGTATTTTCTGCAGTCTTGTGCGTAGCTTCACTTCCAAGTcggagggaggacagagggcCACCTCCTTCTGCTTGtgctgctctctctgtctgtgttccaGCACACACTGCAGCTCCGGCTTCTCTCTGGGCAGTAGACCACTGAGGACACATGGAAAAAATACTGATAACGTGATGGATCAATAGATGGAGATAAGCAACCCCAAAAATAACATACCTTCTTCCCTGGAGTGCTATTTAATCATCAATGCGGATAGTTTGAAATGACACCGTtaccaactgctcggggcgcctttccGTGGGCagcccccctcactctgacatctctccattagtgcatgtataggtactgagcatgtgtgtgtaattcagacctgtgtgtaataacaacatt
Encoded proteins:
- the LOC120557249 gene encoding protein FAM107B, whose translation is MVPPRQQVTESSQQEGSDVITTRKQPNPILAPHQHRALHRELLLCHRSGLLPREKPELQCVLEHRQREQHKQKEVALCPPSDLEVKLRTRLQKIQVYELEEEKKSESLQNVPEFVLVRGTLKRIQTFS